One Pseudomonadota bacterium genomic region harbors:
- a CDS encoding DMT family transporter produces the protein MLESAVFWGAGCAVVWGFSDYFARLAGRSVGAMAATFAVMAVGAVLIAAIMLVMGEAIDWRLDGLHWLLAIGAGTTIGAMLFFYAVTHGPLSLAAPMVASYPAVAVPISVALGARPGPIIWAAMVITLAGIWLVARTVSANGGNSEAKEYTPAAIRRTIIFSLAAASIFAASLTAADNAIQMYGALQTVLVVRLTGAFVLMIVVFGRRRDRARFPFRAWPVLVAFGVLDTLGHLFLFFGIDTAHGEYAIVASVAYTAVTVLLARVFLREPVSPLQWAGVGLTVGGVAILGAFG, from the coding sequence ATGTTAGAGAGCGCCGTCTTTTGGGGGGCGGGCTGTGCGGTTGTTTGGGGATTCTCGGATTACTTTGCGCGTCTTGCCGGCCGTTCAGTTGGTGCAATGGCGGCGACATTCGCGGTGATGGCAGTTGGCGCCGTCCTGATCGCTGCCATCATGCTTGTGATGGGGGAGGCGATAGATTGGCGGCTGGACGGCTTGCACTGGCTACTGGCCATCGGCGCAGGCACGACGATCGGCGCGATGTTGTTTTTCTATGCCGTCACGCATGGGCCGCTATCACTCGCTGCGCCCATGGTCGCGAGTTATCCGGCGGTGGCGGTGCCGATATCCGTTGCGCTCGGCGCCCGGCCGGGGCCGATAATTTGGGCCGCGATGGTTATCACCTTGGCCGGCATCTGGCTGGTGGCGCGAACTGTCTCGGCCAACGGCGGAAACAGTGAGGCAAAAGAATATACCCCCGCCGCCATCCGCAGAACGATCATTTTTTCGCTTGCCGCCGCCAGTATTTTTGCGGCCTCGCTCACCGCGGCGGACAACGCCATTCAAATGTACGGCGCATTGCAGACTGTCTTAGTGGTGCGCCTAACGGGCGCCTTCGTGCTTATGATTGTGGTGTTTGGTCGGCGTCGAGACCGGGCGCGCTTCCCGTTTCGCGCCTGGCCGGTGCTGGTGGCATTCGGTGTGCTCGATACACTTGGCCACCTGTTTCTGTTTTTTGGCATCGATACAGCGCACGGCGAATACGCCATAGTCGCCAGCGTCGCGTATACCGCTGTCACCGTGTTGCTCGCGCGCGTTTTTCTGCGCGAGCCGGTGTCGCCGCTGCAGTGGGCTGGCGTCGGGTTGACGGTGGGCGGCGTTGCCATCCTCGGAGCGTTCGGCTAA
- a CDS encoding ABC transporter permease: MATEDLTVVASGKKRGVGTTRRMFQLAWRMRGFQFGLGTFLVLVLAAVILPEATDLSATKINVRARFTPPFFMEGGTLAHLAGTDQLGRDLLLRSLIGLRNALGIGVASVFLMFILGCTLGIISGYWGKWVDTILMRVTDAQLSVPLIVLAITILGVTRPSAGTIIAVLVLAGWPIYARVVRSVALAEREREYVRGAKILGASDIRIMLIMIAPNILPPIAFVAVLDVARMMIFEALFGFIGIGIQPPTPTFGNIISDGTKYIINNWWIPTMPGLLLIIALLSINVMGSALERARNKIFAGVI, translated from the coding sequence GTGGCGACGGAAGATTTGACAGTGGTTGCTAGTGGCAAAAAACGCGGCGTCGGCACGACACGGCGGATGTTTCAACTCGCCTGGCGCATGCGCGGGTTCCAATTCGGATTGGGTACTTTTCTTGTTCTTGTCCTTGCAGCAGTTATCCTGCCAGAAGCCACCGATTTATCAGCAACGAAGATAAATGTACGCGCGAGGTTCACCCCGCCGTTTTTCATGGAGGGTGGAACGCTTGCCCATTTGGCCGGCACCGATCAACTCGGGCGCGATCTGCTGCTTCGGTCGTTAATCGGGCTGCGTAACGCCCTCGGCATTGGCGTGGCCAGTGTGTTCTTGATGTTCATTCTGGGTTGTACGCTCGGCATCATCTCGGGCTATTGGGGCAAATGGGTTGACACGATTCTCATGCGCGTGACCGATGCGCAGCTTTCGGTGCCCCTCATTGTGCTGGCGATCACGATTTTGGGCGTAACGCGGCCGAGCGCGGGTACCATCATTGCTGTACTGGTGCTGGCCGGCTGGCCAATCTACGCACGCGTCGTGCGCAGCGTCGCACTGGCGGAACGAGAACGAGAATATGTGCGCGGTGCAAAGATCCTGGGCGCGTCCGACATTAGAATAATGTTGATTATGATTGCGCCCAATATCCTGCCGCCGATTGCCTTTGTGGCCGTGCTCGATGTCGCGCGCATGATGATATTTGAGGCGCTCTTCGGTTTTATCGGGATCGGTATTCAGCCTCCCACGCCAACCTTCGGCAACATCATCTCGGACGGCACCAAATACATCATCAACAATTGGTGGATCCCGACGATGCCGGGTCTCTTGCTGATCATTGCGCTGCTCAGCATCAATGTGATGGGTTCTGCACTGGAGCGGGCACGAAATAAGATTTTCGCGGGAGTAATCTAA
- a CDS encoding ABC transporter ATP-binding protein, translated as MSEPILLRVEDVSVDLVRGGKSTPVLRNVSFDLIERQALGIIGESGSGKTVLSRAVIGAIDPPLVFTSGKVIYRGRELIGESRSEIESIRGREIGYIGNNPGSALDPTIPVGHQIVEKLRAVEPGVSKAEAKRRTIEMMKAVRLPRPEERFHEFPFQYSGGMMQRALIVDALITNPTFLIADNVTQPLDVTIAAQIIRLMHELREDFGTAIIFVSSSLAVVREIADDIIVLNHGEIVERSTPAKIISAPSVDYTKQLLSQIPRIWETEEKFIPEEAVRDEKVILRVEDVYKTYRVKDPKRFFGYNDVEAVRGVTFDVHAGENFGIVGESGCGKSTLSRLLSWVEAPERGTIWYEDADLSKMKRRDIIGLRRRFQLLLQDPYNALPPHLAVGRTIAEPLIIHGGLNSKEIRDRVRAVMAEVGLSDSLYGDLLVGLSAGQRQRINLARALVLEPQLLILDETLSALDQVEQSRLLETFERLQQEHGFTYIFISHDLAMVRRACTRIAVMYLGKVVELADNHSVFFDPGHPYTRALLSAVPTIEERRYNAEECLLEGEPPSPIGIPPGCSFMARCPLAMEQCVKDEPSLEARKRGVSACFRANDSDQELVEAARQNKELRARLFGGTPL; from the coding sequence GTGAGCGAGCCAATCCTACTCCGGGTCGAAGACGTCTCCGTCGACCTCGTGCGTGGTGGGAAATCAACTCCGGTGCTGCGCAACGTCTCCTTTGACCTCATCGAACGCCAGGCGCTTGGCATTATCGGAGAGAGCGGATCCGGCAAGACAGTACTTTCGCGTGCGGTGATTGGTGCAATAGATCCGCCGCTGGTGTTTACTTCGGGAAAAGTCATCTATCGAGGCCGGGAATTGATCGGCGAGAGCCGGAGCGAGATCGAATCGATCCGTGGACGTGAAATCGGCTATATCGGCAACAACCCGGGCAGCGCGCTAGATCCCACTATTCCTGTTGGTCATCAGATCGTCGAGAAACTAAGAGCCGTCGAGCCGGGTGTCAGCAAAGCAGAAGCAAAACGCCGCACCATCGAGATGATGAAGGCGGTGCGCTTACCGCGACCTGAGGAACGGTTTCACGAGTTTCCGTTTCAGTACTCTGGCGGCATGATGCAGCGTGCGCTGATCGTAGACGCGTTGATTACGAACCCTACGTTTCTCATCGCGGACAATGTAACCCAGCCGCTTGATGTGACAATTGCTGCCCAGATCATTCGGCTCATGCACGAACTGCGCGAAGATTTTGGCACAGCGATCATTTTTGTGTCGTCTTCTCTCGCGGTTGTTCGCGAAATTGCCGACGACATTATTGTTCTAAATCATGGCGAAATTGTTGAACGCAGCACGCCCGCCAAGATTATTTCGGCACCTTCCGTCGATTACACTAAGCAGTTGCTTTCCCAGATACCTCGAATTTGGGAGACAGAGGAAAAATTTATACCGGAAGAGGCGGTGCGGGATGAGAAAGTGATCCTGCGCGTCGAAGACGTATACAAGACCTATCGCGTGAAAGATCCAAAACGATTCTTCGGATACAACGATGTGGAAGCCGTACGCGGCGTCACGTTCGATGTGCACGCTGGCGAAAATTTTGGCATCGTCGGTGAATCGGGCTGCGGTAAATCGACTCTTTCGCGCCTGCTGAGTTGGGTGGAGGCGCCGGAAAGAGGAACGATCTGGTACGAAGATGCAGATCTTTCTAAGATGAAGCGGCGCGATATTATTGGGCTGCGGCGTCGCTTCCAGCTTCTTTTACAAGACCCCTATAATGCCTTGCCACCGCATCTGGCCGTGGGCCGCACGATTGCCGAACCCCTGATTATTCACGGTGGGTTGAACTCCAAGGAGATTCGAGACCGGGTCCGTGCCGTCATGGCGGAAGTCGGCTTGTCGGATTCGCTGTACGGCGACCTTTTGGTGGGTTTGAGCGCAGGGCAAAGACAGCGCATCAACCTTGCCCGTGCACTGGTACTGGAGCCGCAACTCCTGATTCTTGACGAAACGCTATCGGCGCTTGATCAGGTGGAGCAATCGCGCTTGTTGGAGACGTTTGAGCGGCTGCAACAGGAGCACGGCTTTACCTATATCTTCATCTCGCACGATCTCGCGATGGTGCGCCGTGCCTGCACGCGAATTGCCGTGATGTATCTAGGCAAGGTGGTTGAACTGGCCGACAATCACAGCGTCTTCTTCGATCCTGGTCATCCCTACACGCGCGCCTTGTTGAGCGCAGTGCCGACAATTGAAGAACGCCGTTATAACGCCGAAGAATGTCTGCTTGAGGGTGAGCCGCCAAGCCCGATCGGCATCCCGCCAGGCTGTAGTTTTATGGCGCGATGCCCGCTCGCGATGGAGCAATGCGTTAAAGATGAACCATCTCTTGAAGCCCGCAAGCGCGGCGTGAGTGCGTGTTTTAGAGCCAATGATTCCGATCAGGAACTTGTCGAGGCCGCGCGCCAAAACAAGGAGCTGCGTGCCCGGCTTTTCGGTGGGACGCCCCTCTGA